Part of the Geodermatophilus obscurus DSM 43160 genome is shown below.
GTGCGGGGTCTCGCTGGCCAGGTCGACGAACTCCAGCGACTGGTCCAGCGGCGGGCCGCCGTCCACCGGCCGGCCCAGGCCGTCGAGCACCCGGCCGAGCAGCGCCTCGCCCACCGGCACCTGCAGCGGCATGCCCGTGGCACGCACCCGCGCGCCGGCGTGCACGCCGGAGAGCTCGCCGAGCGGCATGCAGGTCAGCCGCTCGCGGGAGACCGCGACGACCTCGGCCAGCAGACCCCCGCTCGGCGAGGGGTTGATCTCCACGAGGTCACCGACGGCGGCCACGGCCCCCTCGACGGAGAGGGTCAGGCCCATCGCGCCGACGACCGAGCCGGTCACCTGCGGGCGGGCCGCGGCGCGGGCGCGGTCGAGCAGACCCGTCGTCACGGTGCGAGCACCGCCCGCACCCGCTCCAGCGCCGCGCCCAGCTGGGCATCGACGCGGGTGGGACCGGTCTCGGCGACGGCTCCGGCGCGCTCGACGGAGAGGTCGCCGACGACCCGCACCGTGTCCGGCAGCTCGGCCAGCGCCTCGGCGGGCAGCTCGGCGAGGTCGTCGGGGTGCAGCCGGACGACGGTCGGCGCGTCGGCCGGGCACAGCGTCAGCGCCCGGCGGACGGCGTCCACCACGGGGGAGTCGGCGAGCGCGAGCTCGCGGCACAGCACGTCCTCGACGAGCGTGAGCACGATCGTGATGACCGAGTCGCGGACGTCCTCGGCGACCGGGAGGGCGGCCTGCTCGAGCTGGGTGACGGCCGCGCCGAGGGCAGCGGTGGCCGAGACCATCCGCCGCTCCCAGCGGGCCTGCACCTCGGCCAGGCGCGCCTCGGCGGCCCGCTCCGCCTCGGCGACCACGGCCTCGGCGGCCGCGCAGCCCTCGGCGTGGCCGGCGGCGTAGCCCTCCTGGCGGGCGTGCTCGCGCAGCCGGGCCAGCTCCTCGGCGTAGACGTCGCCGAGCCGGAACGACGTGCGGCTGGGCACCGGCACGTCGGCCGCCCGGCGCACCGTCGTCTGCCGCTCGCCGGTCGGCTGCGGCGGGACCGGCACCGCGCGGGTGTACGGCGCCCGGGGTGCGGCCTGCGCGGCGGTGCCGCCGCGCAGCAGCGCGGACTCCCGCGAGGACCGTTCAGGCGGTGTTCGACGGCCTGACTGCGCGCCCCGGTCCGCTCCTCGCTCGCTGGCGCTCGCTGCGATGCTCCCGCGGCTGTCGTCAGGCGACGAAATCGTCCTCACCGCCCCGCGAGATGGTCAGCACGCCCTGCTCCTCGAGGGTGCGGATGACACCGACGACCTTGGCCTGCGACTCCTCGACCGTGCGGGTGCGGACCGGGCCGAGCAGCTCGATCTCCTCGGCGAGGTT
Proteins encoded:
- a CDS encoding FliH/SctL family protein, which encodes MPVPPQPTGERQTTVRRAADVPVPSRTSFRLGDVYAEELARLREHARQEGYAAGHAEGCAAAEAVVAEAERAAEARLAEVQARWERRMVSATAALGAAVTQLEQAALPVAEDVRDSVITIVLTLVEDVLCRELALADSPVVDAVRRALTLCPADAPTVVRLHPDDLAELPAEALAELPDTVRVVGDLSVERAGAVAETGPTRVDAQLGAALERVRAVLAP